The Arachis hypogaea cultivar Tifrunner chromosome 16, arahy.Tifrunner.gnm2.J5K5, whole genome shotgun sequence genome contains a region encoding:
- the LOC140180119 gene encoding zinc finger BED domain-containing protein RICESLEEPER 2-like, translated as MASKMKAKYNKYWGNAKTINMLLLIAVVLDPCHKLDYVEWCLVNSFGVEVGGELKTKLSSCLHSLYNLNQGADEGNQDDTLSQPSASDKAKDIYDMGLYRRSTGRKSNLKSELDHYLNEDCEPDNKPLDILGWWKANSNRFSVLANMARDILAIPVSTVASESAFSMGGRIIDQYRSSLTPKMIEALVYFEAQLIAVAMSILDGDIGVNNYSSWNVNFVNKMKVLVAVALKCVEEDKDARPTMSQVVEMLQSHDTDP; from the exons ATGGCAAGTAAGATGAAAGCAAAATACAACAAGTATTGgggaaatgcaaaaactattaacaTGTTGTTGTTAATTGCCGTAGTTCTAGATCCCTGCCATAAGTTAGATTACGTTGAGTGGTGCCTAGTTAATTCTTTTGGTGTGGAAGTGGGCGGTGAATTGAAGACAAAGTTGTCTTCTTGTCTTCAttcactttataatttaaatcaagGTGCAGATGAAGGAAACCAAGATGATACCCTCTCCCAACCGAGTGCAAGTGATAAAGCCAAAGACATTTATGATATGGGGTTATATCGTCGATCAACCGGTCGCAAATCCAATCTTAAATCTGAGCTTGATCATTATTTGAATGAAGACTGTGAGCCAGATAATAAGCCTTTGGATATTCTAGGATGGTGGAAGGCTAACTCGAATCGGTTTTCCGTCCTAGCAAATATGGCACGGGACATATTGGCTATACCAGTTTCAACAGTAGCTTCCGAGTCTGCTTTTAGTATGGGGGGAAGAATCATCGATCAATATCGTAGCTCATTGACTCCTAAGATGATAGAAGCCCTTGTAT ACTTTGAGGCACAACTTATAGCAGTTGCAATGTCAATTTTGGATGGGGACATTGGTGTCAACAATTATAGCAGTTGGAATGTCAATTTTGTGAATAAGATGAAGGTCTTAGTTGCAGTGGCTTTGAAATGTGTAGAGGAAGACAAAGATGCAAGACCAACTATGAGCCAAGTGGTTGAGATGCTTCAAAGCCATGACACAGATCCTTAG